Proteins from one Bacteriovorax sp. BAL6_X genomic window:
- a CDS encoding enoyl-CoA hydratase-related protein, producing MSIYGYEFEHLKIEKKDAALWVSLDNTKMANAITNKMIASLTEVLTFADGDPDIRVIVLRGEGENFCAGGDIKAMIARKGMFAGESFELRNRYSKGIQNIPRVIERLQKPIIAMVHGGAIGAGCDLVAMCDLAVASDDAKFGETFCKLSLVPGDGGPYFLTRKVGYTKAMEMYLTGRIYTAKEAMQMGLVNNIVTGEDLELAVSAFANEISANAPVAVQLTKTAMKRAAHDDLESHLNLMSAYQGIAQRTNDHFEGLSALKEKRNPDFKGN from the coding sequence ATGTCTATTTACGGCTACGAATTTGAACATTTAAAAATTGAAAAGAAAGATGCAGCCCTTTGGGTAAGTCTTGATAATACAAAGATGGCAAACGCTATCACAAATAAAATGATTGCTTCTCTTACTGAAGTTCTGACATTTGCTGATGGCGATCCTGATATTCGTGTAATTGTTCTAAGAGGCGAAGGGGAGAACTTTTGTGCTGGTGGCGATATCAAGGCAATGATTGCTCGCAAGGGTATGTTTGCTGGAGAATCATTTGAGTTAAGAAATCGTTACTCAAAAGGAATTCAAAATATTCCAAGAGTCATTGAAAGACTTCAAAAACCAATAATAGCTATGGTTCACGGTGGTGCAATAGGGGCCGGTTGTGATCTTGTGGCAATGTGTGACCTTGCAGTGGCAAGTGATGATGCTAAATTTGGTGAGACTTTCTGTAAGCTTTCACTTGTTCCAGGTGATGGTGGCCCATATTTTCTTACGAGAAAAGTTGGCTACACTAAAGCAATGGAGATGTACTTAACTGGCCGTATCTATACAGCTAAAGAGGCTATGCAAATGGGACTCGTTAATAATATTGTAACAGGTGAAGATCTTGAACTAGCGGTAAGTGCATTTGCAAATGAAATCTCTGCTAATGCTCCTGTTGCGGTTCAATTAACAAAAACTGCGATGAAACGTGCTGCACATGACGATTTAGAATCGCACTTAAACCTTATGAGTGCTTATCAAGGGATTGCTCAACGAACAAATGATCATTTTGAAGGATTATCTGCTCTAAAAGAAAAGAGAAATCCAGACTTCAAAGGAAATTAG